A region of Ictidomys tridecemlineatus isolate mIctTri1 chromosome 4, mIctTri1.hap1, whole genome shotgun sequence DNA encodes the following proteins:
- the Cyp2r1 gene encoding vitamin D 25-hydroxylase isoform X1 — MGVRRGWKRRLALRAVAGFAALAGPMREPPGAVACAAAVGSALFLLLFALGIRQLLKQRRPAGFPPGPRGLPFIGNICSLAASAELPHVYMRKQSQVYGEIFSLDLGGISAVVLNGYDVVKECLVHQSEIFADRPCLPLFMKMTKMGGLLNARYGRGWVDHRRLAVNSFRYFGYGQKSFESKILEETKFFIDVIETYKGRPFDFKQLITNAVSNITNLIIFGERFTYEDTDFQHMIELFSENVELAASASVFLYNAFPWIGILPFGKHQQLFRNAAVVYDFLSRLIEKASINRKPQSPQHFVDSYLDEMDQGKNDPLSTFSKENLIFSVGELIIAGTETTTNVLRWAILLMALYPNIQGQVWKEIDLIMGPDRKPSWDDKCKMPYTEAVLHEVLRLCNIVPLGIFHATSEDAVVRGYSIPKGTTVITNLYSVHFDEKYWKEPEVFNPERFLDSSGYFIKKEALIPFSLGRRHCLGEHLARMEMFLFFTALLQRFHLHFPYEVVPDLKPRLGMTLQPQPYLICAKRR, encoded by the exons ATGGGAGTGAGGCGGGGCTGGAAGAGGCGCCTTGCTCTCAGGGCGGTGGCGGGCTTCGCAGCCTTGGCAGGACCAATGCGGGAACCCCCAGGGGCTGTGGCGTGCGCCGCGGCCGTCGGCAGTGCACTCTTCCTGCTGCTCTTCGCGCTGGGGATCCGTCAACTGCTGAAGCAGAGGCGGCCAGCGGGTTTCCCCCCGGGGCCAAGGGGGCTGCCGTTTATCGGCAACATCTGCTCCCTGGCCGCCTCCGCTGAACTTCCTCACGTCTACATGAGAAAGCAGAGCCAGGTGTACGGCGAG attttCAGTTTAGATCTTGGAGGCATATCAGCAGTGGTTCTAAATGGCTATGATGTAGTAAAGGAATGCCTTGTTCATCAGAGTGAAATTTTTGCAGACAGACCATGTCTTCCTTTATTCATgaagatgacaaaaatgggag gcTTACTCAATGCCAGATATGGCCGAGGATGGGTTGATCACAGAAGATTAGCTGTTAACAGCTTTCGCTATTTTGGATATGGCCAAAAGTCTTTTGAATCTAAAATCTTAGAAGAAACCAAATTTTTCATTGATGTTATTGAGACATACAAAGGTCGACCTTTTGACTTTAAGCAGTTAATAACAAATGCTGTTTCAAACATAACTAATCTGATCATTTTTGGAGAACGATTCACTTATGAAGACACTGATTTTCAGCACATGATTGAGTTATTCAGTGAAAATGTGGAGCTAGCTGccagtgcctcagttttcttatataATGCCTTCCCATGGATTGGCATCTTACCCTTTGGAAAACATCAACAGCTATTTAGAAATGCAGCTGTGGTCTATGATTTTCTCTCCAGACTTATTGAAAAAGCTTCCATCAACAGAAAGCCTCAGTCACCTCAGCATTTTGTTGATTCTTATTTAGATGAGATGGATCAAGGTAAAAATGACCCATTATCTACTTTCTCCAAAGAAAACCTAATTTTCTCAGTGGGTGAACTCATCATTGCTGGAACTGAAACAACAACCAATGTATTACGCTGGGCAATTCTTCTTATGGCCCTTTATCCCAACATTCAAG GACAAGTTTGGAAAGAGATTGATTTAATTATGGGCCCTGACAGAAAACCTTCTTGGGATGACAAGTGCAAAATGCCTTATACTGAAGCGGTTTTACATGAAGTTTTAAGACTCTGTAATATAGTTCCATTAGGGATTTTCCACGCAACCTCTGAAGATGCAGTTGTACGTGGTTATTCCATTCCTAAAGGCACAACAGTAATTACAAATCTTTATTCTGTACACTTTGATGAAAAATATTGGAAAGAGCCAGAAGTGTTCAATCCCGAGCGATTTCTGGACAGCAGTGGATATTTTATCAAAAAGGAAGCTTTGATTCCTTTCTCCTTAG GGAGAAGACATTGTCTTGGAGAACATCTGGCTCGGATGGAAATGTTCTTGTTTTTTACAGCGCTGCTCCAGCGGTTTCACTTGCATTTTCCATATGAAGTGGTTCCAGATCTGAAGCCTAGGTTAGGCATGACATTGCAGCCTCAGCCCTACCTTATCTGTGCCAAAAGACGCTGA
- the Cyp2r1 gene encoding vitamin D 25-hydroxylase isoform X2, giving the protein MGVRRGWKRRLALRAVAGFAALAGPMREPPGAVACAAAVGSALFLLLFALGIRQLLKQRRPAGFPPGPRGLPFIGNICSLAASAELPHVYMRKQSQVYGEIFSLDLGGISAVVLNGYDVVKECLVHQSEIFADRPCLPLFMKMTKMGGQVWKEIDLIMGPDRKPSWDDKCKMPYTEAVLHEVLRLCNIVPLGIFHATSEDAVVRGYSIPKGTTVITNLYSVHFDEKYWKEPEVFNPERFLDSSGYFIKKEALIPFSLGRRHCLGEHLARMEMFLFFTALLQRFHLHFPYEVVPDLKPRLGMTLQPQPYLICAKRR; this is encoded by the exons ATGGGAGTGAGGCGGGGCTGGAAGAGGCGCCTTGCTCTCAGGGCGGTGGCGGGCTTCGCAGCCTTGGCAGGACCAATGCGGGAACCCCCAGGGGCTGTGGCGTGCGCCGCGGCCGTCGGCAGTGCACTCTTCCTGCTGCTCTTCGCGCTGGGGATCCGTCAACTGCTGAAGCAGAGGCGGCCAGCGGGTTTCCCCCCGGGGCCAAGGGGGCTGCCGTTTATCGGCAACATCTGCTCCCTGGCCGCCTCCGCTGAACTTCCTCACGTCTACATGAGAAAGCAGAGCCAGGTGTACGGCGAG attttCAGTTTAGATCTTGGAGGCATATCAGCAGTGGTTCTAAATGGCTATGATGTAGTAAAGGAATGCCTTGTTCATCAGAGTGAAATTTTTGCAGACAGACCATGTCTTCCTTTATTCATgaagatgacaaaaatgggag GACAAGTTTGGAAAGAGATTGATTTAATTATGGGCCCTGACAGAAAACCTTCTTGGGATGACAAGTGCAAAATGCCTTATACTGAAGCGGTTTTACATGAAGTTTTAAGACTCTGTAATATAGTTCCATTAGGGATTTTCCACGCAACCTCTGAAGATGCAGTTGTACGTGGTTATTCCATTCCTAAAGGCACAACAGTAATTACAAATCTTTATTCTGTACACTTTGATGAAAAATATTGGAAAGAGCCAGAAGTGTTCAATCCCGAGCGATTTCTGGACAGCAGTGGATATTTTATCAAAAAGGAAGCTTTGATTCCTTTCTCCTTAG GGAGAAGACATTGTCTTGGAGAACATCTGGCTCGGATGGAAATGTTCTTGTTTTTTACAGCGCTGCTCCAGCGGTTTCACTTGCATTTTCCATATGAAGTGGTTCCAGATCTGAAGCCTAGGTTAGGCATGACATTGCAGCCTCAGCCCTACCTTATCTGTGCCAAAAGACGCTGA